From the Candidatus Krumholzibacteriota bacterium genome, one window contains:
- a CDS encoding PorV/PorQ family protein has protein sequence MKKSIIILLFSFILALSFAQDSSAQGTSGAYSLKIPPGARANGMGQSNVALVEDATSLWWNPAGMSMVEGSVVDLMHSQLVPGLASDVFFEYIGGVRNLGGGIAVGAAIQYLTYGEWQAMSDDPNAPPLGTASSFEVSPVIGGSIKLMDNLSIGMNFKFVYISLAPKWATVEGKEGKGHSVAVDMGAIWRVPELDFFGRRIKRLNLGMCLSNFGPSVSYVDSDQAAPLPRTVRAGFSYTPYLDEVVELRFVGDIERELIIVDVSNIYHAGSEFVYSDLFAVRAGYIYDEDGDIKAPTYGLGFIFNDRIRVDYASVPQSVELGRVHRWSIGVSF, from the coding sequence ATGAAAAAAAGTATTATTATTCTGTTGTTTAGCTTCATTCTTGCGTTGAGTTTCGCGCAGGATTCTTCGGCTCAAGGTACAAGCGGCGCGTACAGCCTCAAAATTCCACCCGGAGCGAGAGCCAATGGTATGGGGCAGAGTAATGTCGCTTTAGTTGAAGATGCAACCAGTCTATGGTGGAATCCGGCTGGTATGTCAATGGTTGAAGGTTCAGTTGTTGATCTGATGCATTCTCAGCTGGTACCTGGATTGGCTTCGGATGTTTTCTTTGAATATATAGGCGGAGTTCGTAACCTGGGCGGAGGTATTGCTGTCGGTGCCGCGATTCAGTATCTTACATATGGAGAATGGCAGGCGATGTCGGATGATCCTAACGCGCCGCCTCTGGGAACCGCGAGTTCATTCGAGGTCTCTCCCGTTATAGGCGGATCTATCAAGTTAATGGATAATCTCAGCATTGGTATGAACTTCAAGTTTGTATATATCAGCCTTGCTCCAAAATGGGCCACGGTGGAAGGAAAAGAGGGAAAAGGGCATTCTGTGGCAGTGGACATGGGAGCAATCTGGAGAGTCCCTGAGCTTGATTTCTTCGGTCGACGAATAAAAAGGTTAAATCTCGGAATGTGCCTGTCGAATTTTGGGCCTTCAGTTAGCTATGTGGACAGTGATCAGGCGGCCCCTCTTCCTCGAACAGTAAGGGCCGGATTTTCCTATACCCCTTATCTGGATGAAGTCGTGGAGCTTAGATTTGTTGGAGACATAGAAAGGGAACTTATTATTGTCGATGTCTCCAATATATATCACGCGGGTTCCGAATTTGTCTATTCAGATCTATTCGCGGTGCGAGCCGGATATATATATGACGAAGACGGTGATATAAAGGCCCCGACGTACGGTCTGGGTTTTATCTTCAATGACCGTATCAGAGTAGACTACGCGAGCGTACCTCAAAGCGTTGAGCTGGGAAGGGTTCACCGCTGGTCGATTGGAGTCTCGTTTTAA
- a CDS encoding immune inhibitor A → MNLFFRKKLYIILFLLFLPLPLLGLDNDSGYIPLLKKRVSGNYAVTGRVKGVKRPARRRKKFNFDRPSGRGFSKEPLSRPLLGSIPPVSGTWRVAVIRVGFKTDRDDDLSSIETGGEFMLQPDSTVIIDPPPHNKAYFNSHMEGLKNYYHFQSGGRLDITWEIFPVEEDSSYKLTDIADYGPGYYGGWTTEKLVEFLRDALTVTEADNDIDFTEFDAIVLAHAGADLQSDVNNDSPNDIPSFFARLGEDDYITVEGGAKVITDCSVIPETGLQDDYYGGIAAVLAHEFGHQLGLPDLYNTYTGSPSVGVWDNMDSGGQMNAVIADPSNGEIYVVSGVIPGGLSAWSRYYMGWIDEVDTLEAFNSSIDLRAVEKSPSEIIRVDISNDEYYLIENRCCEINGEMTYFVPDTLTSVIVGLGHIINGDSLKLTNEYDVLLPTASDTISTETGPGLLIWHIDERLIAERWNENIINTGDIFGVRLMEANEFFDLGDPTSWYGLGWYDDAYYEGNNSFFSDPFAWSNLNVASGVSVENISGRDTLMTFGAGVRALRTSITIAADTALSEMGIVTLEKPRDVLVVDVLGRGWLADSPAPVFSLGEAPVTPVAFADSFSLGESAVVIADKTGVINAFSTLSWNQFSGWPVETEGISTHPVVLKKDEGVYIAVADTTGRVLIFDSTGNLSRSRQLSGRAGNIANMAVCEDQNHYADKLIYLSGDLSGAADVNLNWWDFELDSVDSLSLPLRAEETAGDAVLLAGDILPDRSGIEVYVVIMSRGQIILCSKEGIVSSREIGKGIESLPLIIDINGDSSLDLVCTEGEVIYASGPSGADLTGWPRNINEMHITTFREHIASPLSAASTGDESYIIAVTENGLLYTLDHKGEFAGGGYPERIAASITQPVELTAGEDNEGLITYIDLLENGDGTYYSRRPEETAVESREGPFSSEDISLSWSAVFGNRRRTSFAVSGERWSEPAEDWENMANLIIYPNPSSGKLVGFHFSAPSGAEARLQVFNILGEIILEKTKICIGGEEHGFSVTGMSDKAAGVYIGRVVIKSEGKSAEIIDKFAIVK, encoded by the coding sequence TTGAATCTATTCTTTAGAAAAAAACTGTATATAATATTATTTCTGCTCTTTCTTCCGCTTCCTCTGCTTGGACTGGATAACGACAGCGGATATATTCCTTTGCTGAAGAAAAGGGTGTCGGGGAATTACGCTGTTACGGGAAGAGTAAAGGGTGTAAAGAGACCCGCGCGGAGGAGAAAGAAATTCAATTTCGACAGGCCGTCGGGAAGGGGATTCTCGAAAGAACCCTTATCCAGGCCTCTGCTTGGTTCAATCCCCCCAGTTTCGGGTACATGGCGCGTGGCTGTGATACGGGTAGGATTTAAGACCGACAGGGATGATGACCTGTCGAGCATAGAGACCGGGGGTGAATTTATGCTTCAGCCCGATTCAACTGTAATTATTGATCCTCCTCCGCATAATAAAGCTTATTTTAATTCTCACATGGAGGGACTTAAGAATTATTATCATTTTCAATCGGGCGGCAGATTGGATATTACATGGGAAATATTTCCCGTTGAGGAGGATTCCAGCTATAAACTGACAGATATTGCCGATTACGGCCCGGGATATTACGGCGGCTGGACAACAGAAAAGCTGGTAGAATTCTTAAGAGATGCTCTTACGGTAACAGAAGCTGACAATGATATAGATTTCACTGAATTTGACGCTATAGTTCTAGCTCACGCTGGGGCTGACCTGCAGAGTGATGTCAACAATGACTCTCCAAACGATATACCCTCTTTTTTCGCGAGACTGGGAGAAGATGATTATATTACGGTTGAAGGCGGCGCTAAAGTTATTACCGATTGTTCAGTGATCCCTGAAACCGGTCTGCAGGATGACTACTACGGAGGTATTGCCGCGGTTCTTGCTCATGAATTCGGTCATCAGCTCGGGCTTCCCGATCTATACAATACTTACACAGGATCTCCTTCGGTAGGCGTCTGGGACAATATGGACAGCGGCGGTCAGATGAACGCCGTAATCGCAGATCCTTCAAATGGTGAGATTTATGTTGTCTCAGGTGTGATTCCAGGGGGCTTAAGCGCCTGGTCGCGGTACTACATGGGTTGGATAGACGAGGTTGACACTCTTGAAGCATTCAACAGCTCAATCGATTTGAGAGCTGTTGAAAAATCCCCTTCCGAGATTATCAGAGTAGATATTTCAAATGATGAATACTATCTTATCGAAAATCGCTGTTGTGAGATTAATGGGGAAATGACTTACTTCGTGCCGGATACTCTGACATCTGTTATCGTGGGGTTGGGGCACATCATTAATGGCGATTCACTGAAATTAACCAATGAATATGACGTTCTTCTTCCCACCGCGTCAGATACAATTTCAACGGAGACGGGCCCCGGGCTCTTGATATGGCATATCGACGAAAGACTGATAGCTGAGAGATGGAATGAGAATATTATCAATACGGGAGATATATTCGGCGTAAGACTTATGGAGGCTAACGAATTCTTTGACCTAGGGGACCCGACTTCATGGTACGGGCTTGGATGGTACGATGACGCTTATTACGAGGGAAATAATTCTTTTTTTTCCGATCCATTCGCCTGGAGCAACCTCAATGTCGCGTCCGGTGTTAGCGTGGAGAATATATCCGGGAGAGACACTCTTATGACATTCGGAGCCGGCGTGAGGGCACTTAGAACGAGTATTACTATAGCCGCCGATACGGCGCTGTCGGAAATGGGGATCGTCACACTCGAAAAGCCCCGGGATGTTCTTGTTGTTGATGTACTTGGAAGGGGATGGTTGGCGGACAGCCCGGCACCCGTTTTTTCACTCGGCGAAGCCCCCGTTACACCGGTCGCATTTGCTGACAGCTTCTCTTTAGGAGAAAGCGCCGTTGTGATAGCTGATAAAACAGGTGTGATTAACGCTTTTTCAACTCTGAGCTGGAATCAATTTTCCGGCTGGCCTGTCGAGACGGAAGGAATAAGCACACATCCGGTAGTTCTGAAAAAGGATGAGGGTGTATATATCGCCGTGGCTGATACGACAGGGCGCGTATTAATTTTCGATTCCACGGGAAATTTAAGCCGAAGCAGGCAGCTCTCGGGCCGAGCCGGGAATATAGCGAACATGGCAGTCTGTGAAGATCAGAATCATTACGCGGACAAACTGATCTATTTAAGTGGTGATTTAAGCGGCGCAGCTGACGTTAATCTCAACTGGTGGGATTTTGAACTGGATAGTGTGGATTCTCTGTCCCTTCCGCTCAGGGCGGAAGAAACGGCGGGGGACGCGGTATTACTCGCCGGAGACATTCTGCCCGACAGGAGCGGAATAGAAGTTTATGTTGTTATAATGTCACGGGGGCAGATTATCCTTTGTTCAAAGGAAGGGATTGTATCGAGCAGGGAAATAGGCAAGGGTATCGAGAGTTTGCCTCTTATTATCGATATCAACGGTGATTCTTCACTCGATTTAGTTTGTACTGAGGGGGAGGTTATCTACGCGTCGGGGCCTTCAGGCGCCGACCTTACAGGGTGGCCTCGTAATATCAACGAAATGCATATTACAACCTTCAGGGAACATATTGCCTCACCCCTTTCTGCCGCTTCAACAGGGGATGAGTCTTATATTATAGCCGTAACTGAGAACGGCCTTTTGTATACTCTGGACCACAAGGGGGAGTTCGCGGGGGGAGGGTATCCGGAAAGGATAGCCGCTTCAATTACTCAACCGGTTGAATTAACGGCGGGTGAAGACAATGAAGGGCTGATAACATATATTGATCTACTCGAGAACGGAGACGGAACTTATTATTCGCGAAGGCCCGAAGAGACAGCCGTGGAATCGAGGGAAGGTCCTTTTTCCTCTGAAGACATTTCTCTTTCCTGGTCCGCGGTCTTTGGCAATCGCCGGAGGACCTCGTTTGCAGTTTCAGGGGAGCGCTGGTCTGAACCCGCTGAAGATTGGGAGAATATGGCAAATTTGATTATCTACCCTAATCCCTCCAGCGGCAAACTGGTCGGTTTTCACTTCTCCGCTCCGTCGGGCGCCGAGGCGAGACTTCAGGTTTTCAATATCCTGGGGGAGATTATTCTTGAGAAGACCAAGATATGTATCGGAGGAGAAGAACACGGGTTTTCCGTCACGGGGATGTCTGATAAAGCGGCGGGAGTGTATATAGGAAGAGTTGTTATTAAGTCTGAAGGTAAAAGCGCGGAGATTATTGATAAATTCGCTATAGTTAAATAG
- a CDS encoding NHL repeat-containing protein, which produces MTRRLFFAAEFVLFSLFLPVDGYTNDIAAAAEDSTAAKMIMPADSTDAVIELEGSGNYLGKGELREPLGIFAGPRGDVYVADAMAGKVYKYDQSGNSVEFELPSFSGSVYPIDLSGSAAFVYILDYSSNKILRYDYRGAYLDILIDFAEYKNLKPVSLSVGTGGRFLMTDIESHHFTILNPLLDIELQIGAYGWDKGYFDEPMKASLLPGGRIAVADSGNRRIQIFSSSGRFLMLLGSSEEYEFCYPRSVCGDSEGNIFVADTECGEVFVFSPSGRFIMSLDSYCGNDIAPSALSVSFEGKLFVADTQSSSVIIYRIVYPDSRP; this is translated from the coding sequence ATGACGAGAAGATTATTTTTCGCTGCTGAATTTGTCCTTTTTTCCCTCTTTTTGCCGGTTGACGGATATACCAATGATATTGCTGCTGCTGCCGAAGACAGCACAGCGGCAAAGATGATAATGCCGGCCGACTCTACCGATGCCGTTATTGAATTGGAGGGTTCCGGGAACTACCTTGGTAAAGGTGAATTGAGAGAACCTCTGGGAATATTTGCCGGACCCAGGGGCGATGTCTATGTCGCGGACGCCATGGCGGGCAAGGTGTATAAGTATGATCAAAGTGGTAATTCAGTTGAGTTTGAGCTTCCCTCCTTTTCCGGCTCTGTTTATCCAATAGATCTGTCGGGGTCTGCCGCGTTCGTTTATATCCTGGACTATTCAAGTAACAAAATACTCCGTTACGATTACAGAGGGGCCTATCTGGACATACTGATAGACTTCGCTGAATATAAGAATCTAAAGCCCGTTTCACTGTCGGTAGGAACCGGCGGAAGATTTCTGATGACAGATATAGAAAGTCACCACTTTACAATCCTCAATCCTCTGCTGGATATAGAACTTCAGATTGGAGCCTACGGATGGGATAAGGGCTATTTTGATGAACCCATGAAAGCGTCCCTGCTTCCCGGGGGACGAATCGCGGTTGCCGATTCAGGAAACAGGAGAATACAAATTTTTTCCTCTTCGGGAAGATTCCTTATGCTTCTCGGGTCAAGTGAAGAGTATGAATTCTGTTATCCGAGATCAGTCTGCGGCGACTCCGAGGGTAATATATTTGTAGCTGACACGGAGTGTGGTGAAGTCTTCGTTTTCTCGCCTTCGGGAAGGTTTATTATGAGCCTCGATTCGTACTGCGGTAATGATATTGCCCCTTCGGCTCTTTCAGTTAGTTTCGAGGGCAAATTATTTGTAGCCGACACACAATCATCCTCCGTTATTATCTACAGAATAGTTTATCCGGATTCTCGGCCATGA
- a CDS encoding POTRA domain-containing protein has translation MFLRWKAALLSSFLLSAVFITDAGAEVIKRVTRRGFNIIGSEESIAPSFLKEGTEYSDSVVELEINRLDSLYFLHGRLAARISVDTLRKNSGIDIELEVKEGELTRVDEINISGDRSLLSGRKGGLDRLNKGDPFYPDVIQKMMSNTMYLYNNSGFPFAQVWMTLFRLDEEKNEVDISFSIVSGRKAVISEVVFEGLTRTDSSLVRMASRIDIPNVFSEEMIRRAKRNLERSGLFKSVGEGKIKKNREDVFILVMPVEEKKNSSFFQGALGFSRKDNSGDYKMNGRLDIQLDNIAGTGRKAGLSWFNDGIKYSETQIRYNEPFLFSTPAAVSFSIKQAVDDSLYNMHTGLFELKLPYGPWGVNSVIGISADRNIIPSGGNLKRSVRQSLRLGMEKTSGAIFRFDGRIEGGRKKNYPRDGAAKIDWQFIYSIDLSLTIPTIENQSLFSGVVSKGVFSRGDIHVAEMFPMGGARTLRGFRENQFRGERVSYVNLEYRLGGESRVFIFDDIGSYFRDPGGWKLKNGFGFGLRTSSDIGTVELSFGLAGKLSMDEARIHVSLLETF, from the coding sequence ATGTTTTTAAGGTGGAAAGCCGCGCTTCTTTCTAGTTTCCTTCTTAGCGCGGTATTTATTACCGATGCCGGCGCTGAGGTTATTAAGAGGGTAACGCGGAGAGGATTTAATATTATTGGAAGCGAAGAGTCGATAGCTCCTTCATTTCTGAAGGAGGGGACCGAATATAGCGATTCTGTTGTTGAGTTAGAGATAAACCGTCTCGATTCACTCTATTTTCTGCATGGACGTCTGGCGGCACGAATATCTGTTGATACACTCAGGAAAAATTCCGGTATTGATATTGAACTTGAAGTAAAAGAAGGAGAATTAACCCGCGTAGATGAAATAAATATATCCGGGGACAGATCATTGTTAAGCGGCAGAAAAGGGGGGCTTGATAGACTCAATAAAGGCGATCCGTTCTATCCGGATGTTATACAAAAGATGATGAGTAACACCATGTATTTGTATAATAATTCCGGCTTTCCCTTCGCTCAGGTCTGGATGACACTTTTCCGGCTGGATGAAGAGAAGAATGAAGTTGATATATCTTTCTCGATTGTAAGCGGCCGTAAAGCGGTGATATCAGAAGTCGTATTCGAGGGTTTGACCAGAACAGACAGTTCTTTAGTCCGGATGGCTTCCCGTATTGATATACCGAATGTATTCAGTGAAGAGATGATAAGAAGGGCGAAAAGGAATCTTGAAAGGAGCGGTCTTTTTAAATCTGTCGGCGAGGGGAAGATTAAGAAGAACAGGGAAGACGTTTTTATACTCGTCATGCCTGTAGAGGAAAAGAAGAACAGTAGTTTTTTCCAGGGAGCGCTCGGGTTTTCACGCAAAGACAATAGCGGTGACTATAAGATGAACGGCCGGCTTGATATTCAGCTCGATAATATAGCGGGAACGGGAAGAAAAGCGGGTTTATCCTGGTTCAACGACGGAATAAAATATTCGGAAACCCAGATAAGATATAATGAGCCGTTCTTGTTTTCCACACCTGCCGCTGTATCATTTTCAATAAAACAGGCGGTTGATGATTCGCTCTACAACATGCATACGGGATTGTTCGAATTAAAACTGCCGTACGGGCCCTGGGGAGTTAACAGTGTGATTGGAATTTCCGCGGATAGAAATATAATTCCATCGGGGGGTAATTTGAAGAGGAGCGTCAGGCAGAGTCTCAGGCTTGGAATGGAAAAGACCTCGGGGGCGATCTTCAGGTTCGACGGGCGGATTGAAGGGGGAAGAAAGAAGAATTACCCGAGGGATGGGGCGGCCAAAATAGATTGGCAGTTTATCTATTCAATTGATCTCTCATTGACTATACCGACGATTGAAAACCAGAGTTTATTCTCCGGCGTGGTTTCCAAGGGGGTTTTTTCCCGCGGTGATATTCATGTAGCGGAGATGTTCCCGATGGGCGGCGCGAGAACACTCAGGGGTTTCCGCGAAAATCAGTTCAGAGGTGAAAGGGTAAGTTATGTAAATTTAGAATACAGGCTGGGAGGGGAAAGCCGCGTATTCATTTTTGACGATATCGGAAGTTATTTCAGAGATCCGGGCGGCTGGAAATTGAAAAACGGATTCGGCTTCGGTTTAAGAACATCTTCTGATATAGGAACTGTCGAATTGAGTTTCGGTCTCGCCGGAAAACTCTCGATGGATGAAGCCAGAATCCATGTTTCCTTACTCGAAACTTTCTGA
- a CDS encoding C69 family dipeptidase, translating into MITKSGIENVSTVIITVVILIFLTFSDSNSCTTLIAGRGTTEDGSILFAKTEDDDADYADYLWFVPRKKHKKGAMIKLSGGNMIPQAAETYAYFWDQVPGSEYSNAVVNEWGLSIGSDACPSREDSIEEVEKRGDISKGGIGWRLRFILAERCKTAREAVQLASELLDRYGYRGSGRTLDIVSPSEAWILQMVRGKQYVARRVKEDEVVPIANTYTIRDVDTDDEDNFTCSDNLIKYAEERGWYNPERDGKFDFAKTYASKDSHTDIRNTRRCWIMAKAVNRDFPLSREEADRGKMPVSIKPDRKLSLKEMMNIMRNHYEGTELDSSNGYERSPHKTESRPICTYYTRRTTVIQLREWMPAEIGTVIWRALYEPCSSGFVPWYLCARDIPKAFRNAPVSFYDTDKSLYEYHFNMPEEKGHLDMDSASYIFGLMAGLVDSDYKNVIDHVKEIWSDFENYQFRMQGKVEETALKLYKRDKEGARNYLSDYTTSRAAESINTAKSIINTLEYRLWNAKQGTRLAPGN; encoded by the coding sequence ATGATAACAAAATCAGGAATCGAAAATGTCAGTACTGTAATCATAACAGTAGTTATTTTAATATTCTTAACTTTCAGTGATTCAAACAGCTGTACTACCCTCATAGCGGGCAGGGGTACTACCGAGGACGGATCGATACTTTTTGCCAAAACCGAAGACGACGATGCTGATTATGCCGACTATCTCTGGTTTGTGCCGAGGAAGAAACATAAAAAAGGAGCGATGATAAAACTCAGCGGGGGTAACATGATACCGCAAGCGGCGGAGACATACGCCTATTTCTGGGATCAGGTTCCGGGCAGTGAATATTCAAATGCCGTAGTCAACGAATGGGGGCTTTCGATTGGAAGCGACGCCTGCCCATCAAGAGAGGACTCAATAGAAGAAGTTGAAAAGAGGGGAGATATCTCAAAGGGCGGGATCGGCTGGCGGCTGAGATTTATACTCGCTGAGCGTTGCAAAACAGCAAGAGAAGCTGTCCAGCTTGCCTCAGAACTTCTCGACAGATATGGATACAGGGGGTCAGGAAGAACGCTTGACATCGTATCTCCATCAGAAGCGTGGATCCTTCAGATGGTAAGGGGAAAACAATATGTCGCACGCAGGGTAAAAGAGGACGAAGTTGTTCCAATCGCTAACACATACACAATTCGCGATGTCGATACCGACGATGAAGATAATTTTACATGTTCAGACAATTTAATAAAATACGCGGAAGAACGAGGCTGGTACAACCCGGAAAGAGACGGCAAATTCGACTTCGCGAAAACATACGCCAGTAAAGATTCACATACCGACATAAGAAATACCCGGCGGTGCTGGATTATGGCAAAAGCGGTCAATAGAGATTTTCCTCTCTCAAGGGAAGAAGCGGACCGGGGGAAAATGCCCGTATCGATAAAACCTGACAGAAAACTGTCATTGAAAGAGATGATGAATATTATGAGAAATCATTACGAGGGAACAGAACTGGACTCTTCCAACGGATACGAGAGATCCCCGCACAAAACCGAAAGCCGCCCTATATGCACATATTACACGCGCCGCACAACCGTAATACAGCTTCGCGAATGGATGCCCGCGGAAATTGGTACAGTAATCTGGAGAGCTCTCTACGAACCGTGCAGCAGCGGATTCGTGCCCTGGTATCTATGCGCGAGAGATATTCCAAAAGCCTTCAGGAACGCCCCGGTCAGTTTCTACGATACTGATAAAAGCCTTTACGAATACCACTTTAATATGCCGGAAGAAAAAGGACACCTCGATATGGACTCAGCTTCCTACATTTTCGGTCTTATGGCGGGACTTGTCGACTCCGATTACAAAAACGTAATAGACCATGTAAAGGAAATTTGGTCTGATTTCGAAAATTATCAATTCAGAATGCAGGGAAAGGTCGAGGAAACTGCGCTTAAACTGTATAAAAGGGACAAAGAAGGGGCGAGAAATTATCTGTCCGATTATACTACCTCCAGGGCGGCAGAATCTATTAATACCGCCAAATCTATCATAAATACACTTGAGTACAGACTCTGGAACGCGAAGCAGGGCACGAGACTTGCCCCCGGTAATTAA
- a CDS encoding DNA repair exonuclease, with protein MKILHTADIHLRHHQDERWKTLQRLIEIAREEGVGIFVISGDLFDHDIDGDALRPKIRSLFSDNGFKVVLIPGNHDIESYGGGEYLGEDVVKLTDLKEPYKYEDLCIWGLPFENIEGEKILRKLDWLAENIENEKKNILLFHGELLDAFFHRKDFGSEGEGRYMPVKLSYFKDLNIDYVLAGHFHSKFRVWEIENGGYFVYPGSPVSITKRETGRRKINIFEPGRQPGEYSLDTPHFEEINIELDPFKDEDPVKIITKHLEDVHRGARVILRINGFIDSKRTNLNETELAGKISEIADGKVFEKNLEFRDINTFESVLFEDFRNKLEGKGFDEVKKKHLLNLTLRAMMRG; from the coding sequence ATGAAAATATTGCACACAGCGGATATCCATTTACGGCATCATCAGGATGAAAGGTGGAAAACCCTTCAGAGGCTGATTGAAATTGCCCGGGAGGAAGGTGTTGGAATATTTGTTATAAGCGGCGACCTTTTTGATCATGATATTGACGGCGACGCTTTGAGGCCCAAAATCCGCAGCCTCTTTTCTGACAACGGGTTTAAGGTGGTTCTTATCCCCGGCAATCACGATATAGAATCTTACGGAGGCGGGGAATATCTTGGAGAAGATGTTGTTAAGTTGACCGATTTGAAAGAGCCCTATAAGTATGAGGATTTATGTATATGGGGATTACCCTTTGAAAATATAGAAGGTGAGAAGATTCTGCGGAAGCTTGATTGGCTGGCGGAAAACATCGAGAACGAAAAGAAGAATATTCTGCTATTTCACGGGGAGCTTTTAGACGCTTTTTTTCACAGGAAAGACTTTGGCAGTGAGGGAGAAGGAAGGTATATGCCGGTCAAGCTTTCTTACTTTAAAGATTTAAATATCGATTATGTGCTTGCCGGACACTTCCATTCAAAATTCAGGGTGTGGGAGATAGAAAATGGCGGATACTTTGTTTATCCCGGATCACCCGTATCGATAACGAAAAGAGAGACGGGAAGAAGAAAGATCAATATCTTTGAGCCGGGCAGGCAACCCGGAGAATATTCTCTGGACACTCCGCATTTCGAAGAAATAAATATCGAACTTGATCCATTCAAGGATGAAGATCCGGTTAAGATAATCACCAAGCATCTCGAAGATGTTCATCGCGGCGCCAGGGTTATATTGAGAATCAACGGTTTTATAGACAGCAAGAGAACCAATTTGAATGAAACGGAACTTGCCGGAAAGATAAGCGAAATCGCCGACGGTAAAGTGTTTGAAAAGAATCTCGAATTCAGAGATATCAACACCTTTGAAAGCGTTCTCTTTGAGGATTTTAGAAATAAACTTGAAGGGAAGGGCTTCGACGAGGTTAAGAAAAAGCATCTGCTTAATTTGACACTCAGGGCGATGATGAGGGGATAA
- a CDS encoding thermonuclease family protein, producing the protein MIIFKCHLREQFIAFIIFLIILIPSCDSGYIISQKTIVTSGDGRRFVLNRNGSWEYSGEESSFKIFIDSKEITFKHSIRARAVKCKDGDTFEVIIEENHPGLNHNETVRLLGIDAPELDREERPAKEALKYLSARLKGKRLYLVFDKDRKRDSFCRLLAFVCLKDGTCINSELLIKGYARLYTKQGNCLYDELSALQNRAIKKRIGLWEPKKKGVFIIYIYNRGNEEYLLLANSTCRNIDISEWYILDEFGDKLIIPENTAITPEEDIKLRSGKAVRDSTGTVFYFETGTIWNNNSDKAYLYTESDSLVDVYRY; encoded by the coding sequence GTGATTATATTCAAATGTCACTTACGGGAACAATTTATTGCTTTTATTATATTTTTAATAATACTGATTCCCAGCTGCGACTCCGGTTACATCATCAGTCAAAAAACCATTGTCACCTCTGGAGACGGCAGAAGGTTTGTTCTCAACCGGAATGGATCGTGGGAATATAGCGGGGAAGAATCATCATTTAAGATTTTTATAGATTCCAAAGAAATCACCTTTAAACATTCGATTCGCGCAAGAGCGGTTAAATGCAAAGACGGCGACACATTTGAAGTTATTATCGAAGAAAATCACCCCGGCCTCAACCACAATGAGACGGTAAGACTGCTCGGTATAGACGCCCCTGAACTTGACAGAGAAGAACGTCCGGCGAAAGAAGCGCTGAAGTATCTCTCGGCCAGACTTAAGGGAAAAAGACTCTATCTCGTGTTCGATAAGGATAGGAAAAGAGACTCTTTCTGCCGTCTTCTCGCATTTGTGTGTCTTAAGGACGGAACTTGTATCAATTCGGAGTTGCTCATTAAGGGTTACGCCCGTTTATACACAAAACAGGGCAACTGTCTGTATGATGAACTCTCGGCGCTTCAAAATCGGGCAATAAAAAAGCGAATAGGACTCTGGGAACCCAAAAAGAAGGGTGTATTTATCATCTATATATACAACCGCGGAAATGAAGAATACCTGCTCCTCGCGAACTCCACCTGCCGCAATATTGATATTTCAGAATGGTATATTCTGGATGAATTTGGAGACAAATTAATAATTCCTGAAAATACGGCAATAACCCCCGAAGAGGATATAAAACTGAGAAGCGGCAAAGCCGTGCGCGATTCTACAGGTACTGTATTCTATTTCGAAACCGGAACGATATGGAACAACAACAGTGATAAAGCCTATCTCTATACAGAGAGCGACAGTCTGGTTGATGTATACAGGTATTAG